The segment CGGTCCCTCGCGTACCGAGACCAACCAGACCAGTGAGGTCAGTGTGCTCATCGTCGAACGTCCCGTCGGTCCGCTCGCCGCGAACTGCTTCGTCGTCGCGTCCGGGCCGGACGCGACGTGTGTCGTCATCGACCCAGGTCAGGAAGCGGAGGACGCCGTCGCGGAGAGCGTAGGCGAGCATGGGCTGCGGCCTGAGGCGGTCCTGCTGACCCACGGACACTTCGACCACGTCTGGTCCGCCGCGGCGCTCTCGGAGCGGTACGGGATTCCCGTGTACGTCCATCCGGAGGACGCGGCCCTGCTGAGTGATCCCGCGAAGGGACTCGATCCCGCTCTCGCCGCGCAGTTGACCGCGCTCTTCGGCGACGGCCAACTCAACGAGCCGGAGAACACCTACCACCTCCGGGGCGAGCAGACCCTCGCCCTCGCCGAGATGACGTTCACCGTGCACCACGCCCCTGGACACACCCCCGGTTCGGTCGCGTTCTCCACGGACGACGACGGGACACCGACCCTGTTCGCGGGGGACCTGCTCTTCGCCGGATCCATCGGCCGCACCGACTTCCCCGGCGGCGATCCGGAGGCGATGGCGGAGAGCCTACGGCGCGTCTGCCTGGACCGGCCCGACGAGACGGTGGTCCACCCAGGACACGGCCCGGTTACGACGATCGGACGGGAACGCGTCAGCAACCCGTTCCTGCGTGGCCTCACCTCATGAGCGAGGCACATCCGGTCCGGTCGGTCGCCGCCTTCGGCGCTCGAGATAGCGGCGCCGGCGCCACAAGCCGGAGACCACGCCCAGGGACTGCCGAAGAGCTGAGACAAGGAGACTGAAAGTTGATCCGCAACGCAGAAGCCGGTGAACTGCGGGCCGAGGACGCCGACCGCACCGTGGTCCTGGCCGGGTGGGTCGCCCGCCGACGGGACCACGGGGGAGTGGTCTTCCTCGACCTGCGTGAGGCGTCGGGCGTGGTCCAGGTGGTGGTACGTGAGGACGACCTCGCGCACGACCTTCGCGCGGAGTACTGCCTGAAGGTCACCGGGCGCGTCCGGGTGCGTCCCGCGGGAAACGAGAACCCCGAGATCCCCACGGGGGACATCGAGGTCGTCGCCGACGAGATCGAGGTCCTCAGCGAGTCCGCACCGCTGCCCTTCCCCTTGGACGGCAGCCAGGAGGTCGCCGAGGAGACCCGGCTGCGGTACCGCTACCTCGACATGCGCCGCCCGGAAACCGCCGCCGCCCTACGGCTGCGGTCCACGGCGACCTACGTCGTGCACGACGTCCTGCGTGACAACGGGTTCGTCAACATCGAGACGCCCTACCTCACCCGATCCACCCCCGAGGGAGCCCGGGACTTCCTGGTGCCCGTCCGACTGCAGCCCGGCCACTGGTACGCACTGCCACAGTCCCCACAGCTCTTCAAGCAGCTCTTGATGGTGGGCGGCATGGAGCGGTACTACCAGATCGCGCGCTGCTTCCGTGACGAGGACCTCCGCGCCGACCGCCAGCCGGAGTTCACCCAGATCGACATCGAGATGAGCTTCGTCGACCAGGAAGACGTCATCGCCGTCAGCGAGGAACTCGTCGCACGCCTGTGGCGGGAGACGCTCCGGGTCGAGCTGCCCACGCCACTGCCCCGCATGGCGTTCCTCGAGGCGATGGACCGCTTCGGTTCCGACAAGCCCGACCTCCGGTTCGGTCAGGAACTCACCGAACTCACCGACGTTTTCGCCGACACCAGCTTCCGCGTGTTCCAGGCACCCTACGTCGGCGCGGTCGTCATGCCGGGTGGCGCCAGCCAGACCCGCAAGGAACTGGACGGCTGGCAGGACTGGGCCAAGGCGCGGGGCGCCAAGGGGCTCGCCTACGTGCTCGTGCAGCCCGACGGGACGCTCACCGGCCCCGTCGCCAAGAACCTCACCGAAACCGAGATCACCAACCTGGTGAACCGCGTCGGAGCCGACCCCGGAGACGCGGTGTTCTTCGCGGCGGGCAAGCGCCGTCCCTCCCAGGAGCTCCTTGGCGCGGCGCGGCTGGAGATCGGCAACCGACTCGGCCTCATCGACGAATCCCAGTGGTCCCTGCTGTGGATCGTGGACGCCCCGCTGTTCGAGGAGGACAGCGAAGGGGGGTGGACGCCGGTGCACCACCCGTTCACCAGCCCCAAGCCCGAGTGGGTCGAGACGTTCCACAAGGACCCGGGCAACGCGCTCGCCTACGCCTACGACCTGGTGTGCAACGGCGTGGAGATCGGCGGGGGCTCGGTCCGTATCCACCGCGGCGACGTTCAGCAGCGGGTGTTCGAGGTGTTGGGCATCGACCGGGCCGAGGCCGAGTCGAAGTTCGGGTTCCTGCTGGAGGCGTTCAAGTACGGTCCACCCCCGCACGCTGGGATCGCCTTCGGGTGGGACCGGATCGTCAGCCTGCTCTCGGGCGGCGAATCGATCCGCGACGTCATCGCCTTCCCGAAGACGGCCTCCGGTGGTGACCCCCTCACGGGTGCGCCTACCCCGATCACCGCCGTACAGCGCAAGGAGGCGGGAGTCGACGCGGTACCGGTGACCCCGGAGACCGCCGAGAGCTGATCCGACGACCGGCACCACACGGATCGCATACGCCACGGGGTGGGTTCCCAACGTTGGGAACCCACCCCGTGTTCGTCGTTCGGCCCGTGGGCCTCACGAGAGGTCGACGTAGACCTCGTTCCCGCCGTAGGTCTCCGAACTGAGGCCGATGTGCGACACGTCTGACGCGCTGGGCACGTCGAAGACGATCGTGACCTCCTTCGTCGAACCCGTCCCGATGTCGTCGTACCAGGACCCGCCGTTGCTCTCGTGGGCGTCCTCGGCGTAGCCCTGGACGGTTCCGTCCTCCAGGTAGATGTTCTGCTCGTCGGACCAGAAGCTGCGCTGGATCGTCCCGATGTTGGTCACCTCGACGGTGACCGCGACGAACTCCCCACTGGCGGTCGCGCCGGAGACGTCGACCGTCTCGAAGTCCGTGACGACGAACTCCATCGGGTCACGGGTCGCGGTGTCACCCATGGCGACCAGGTCCTCGTCCGAGGAGTCCGCGTCGGAGTCGGAGCTCCCCCCGGACAACTCGGCGACCTCGTCCAGGAGCTGAACGTCGACCTCGTCGCCGCCGAGCGTCTCCTCGCTGAGACCGATGTGGGAGACGTCCGCCGCGCTGGGAACGTCGAACACGATGCTCACCGTGGTGGTCTCGTTCGGCGCGATGTCGTCGTACTGGGATCCACCCAGAGCGGAGTTCGCGCCGGTGTCGTAGCCGTGCGCGGAGCCGTCGGTCGTGTAGAGGTTCTGCTCGTCGGACCAGTACGTCCACTCCGAGCTGGAGGTGTTGGTCACATCCAGGGTGACGGCGACATACTCGCCGCTCGGAGACTCGCCGCTGACCTCCACCGCCTCCGCGAACTGGACGGTGTATTCCAGGTTCCCGGTGCTGACGGTGTCACCGATGCCCGCCTCGGAGGAGCCGCCACCACCGGCGGGTGGGGGCGGCGGGTCCGGCTCGTCGTTGCCGAGGCGCCCGATCACGAGCACGATGGCGACGATCACCAATACGACGACCAGGACACCGCCCAGGATGACGATCAGGATGGGAGAGGTCGAGCGCTGCGGGGGAGGGGGAGGTCCCGGCGGCATACCCTGCGGTCCAACGCCGTATGGCGGCATACCCGGCTGGGGACCAGGTGGTGGCCCATAGGGGGGTTGACTCATAACGGCACACTTTTCCTTCCCGCATGCTGCGAAATGTGTGAATTGATCACGATAGTGCAGGACAACGCACCATACCGTTCCCTAGTGACCGGAGTGGCCGATGGGCCTGCGGGCGCCCATGTGACCAACCACGGCACAGCATTGGACGCACGAGGACGCCGCGGGGTTTCCCTACCGACGGCACGGATACGCTGGGGAATGTGTCCGAAACACTGTTCGACGACGCCGGCGCGGAGGCGCAACGGGCGGAGGAGCCGCTGGCGGTCCGTATGCGTCCCCGCACCCTGGACGAGGTCGTGGGCCAACGCCATCTGCTGGGGCAATCCAGCGCGCTACGCCGCCTGGTCGAGGGTGACGCCCCGATGTCGCTGTTCCTTTGGGGTCCACCGGGGACGGGGAAGACGACACTCGCCACGGTGGTCAGTCGCACCACCAAACGGAAGTTCGTCGAGCTCTCCGCGGTGAGCTCCGGAGTGAAGGACGTTCGGGCGACCATCGACACCGCCCGTCGGGAGATGGGGATGCGCGGCACACGCACCCTTCTCTTCATAGACGAAGTACATCGCTTCAACAAGACACAACAGGACGCGTTGTTGCCCGCGGTCGAGAACCGTTGGGTGAGTTTCATCGGCGCGACGACGGAGAACCCGTTCTTCTCCGTCGTCTCACCGTTGTTGTCGCGCTCGTTGATGTTGACCCTGGAGCCGTTGACGGACGAGGACGTCCGCTCCGTCATCCAACGCGCCCTGACCGAGGAACGCGGCCTGAACGGGATCTACGTCCTGGACACGGAGGCCGAGGACCATCTGGTGCGGCTCGCCGGGGGCGACGCCCGCCGCGCCCTGACCTACCTCGAGGCCGCCGCTCTGGTGTCCACCCGGGACGGAACCCACAACACGATCACCACGGCGGACGTGGAACGCGCCGCGGACCGCGCGGCGGTGCGATACGACCGCGCGGGAGACCAGCACTACGACGTGATCAGCGCGTTCATCAAGAGCATCCGCGGGAGCGACGTCGACGCCGCCATGCACTACCTGGCGCGTATGATCCACGCCGGCGAGGACCCTCGGTTCATCGCGCGGCGCCTCATCGTGCACGCGAGTGAGGACGTCGGCATGGCCGACCCGACGGCGCTGCAGACCGCGATCGCCGCCGCGCAGGCCGTCGAGTTCGTCGGGCTGCCCGAAGCACGGATCAACCTCGCCCAAGCCGTCATCCACCTCAGCCTGGCCCCGAAGTCCAACGCCGTGATCAGCGCGATCAACACCGCGGCGAGTGACGTCACCCAGGGCCGCGTCGGAGCGGTTCCCCCACACCTGCGCGACGCGCACTACTCGGGCGCCGACAGTCTCGGACACGGCGAGGGCTACAAGTACGCCCACGACTACCCCGGCGGCGTCGCCCCACAGGTGCACGCGCCCGACGCCGTCGCCGGTCGGCACTACTACCAGCCGACGACGCACGGCGCGGAACGCCGCTACGGCGAGGTGTGGGAGCGGATCCAGGGCATCCTGCGGGACGGCCCGCCAACGCCTGACTCCCGCGGGGGTCACGGGTCGTAGAGCTCGACGACCTCCACGATCAACGGGAACCCGTCCTCCGTGGCCTCGGGCGCGAACTCGACCTCGGCGATGATGTCCTCGCCGTACTGCAGGTAGTTGATGAAGTCGCGGCCGGTCAGCTCCGCGCCCTCGGTCTCGCCGTAGGTGCCCCGGCCGTCCTCGTCGACCGTGACATCCCCAGGGTTGTGGCAGTACTGCGCGCACAGGACGACGGCCTCGGGATCGATGTCGGCCTCGAACAGGGAGTCGTCCGAGGCCTCAGCCCAGCGATCCAACCACGGGGCGTCCGCCGCGGCGTCGTCGTCGGCCTCCACGATCGTGTAGGCCCAGGGGCCTGACTCGGGGTTCTCCTGGTTCTCCGCTCCGAGCCGGATCACGATCGGCGCCTCGTTCTCGCCCGCCTCCTCGTCCACCTGCGGTTCGTCCCCGGCCGCGGCCTCCGCGTCGTCGTCACCGCCCAGGAGCGCGTGTACCCCCGCCCACACCCCACCCCCGACCAGGGCGATGGCCAAGGCCCCACCCGCCGCGACGACCACGGCCCGAGGCAACGGTCCCTTGGTTCCGTCCTTCTGCCTCGGGTCGGAGAGGTAGTACACGCGGGGGAGGCCGACCGGCTCCACGACACTGTTCCACTCGCGGGTGAGAATCCGCTCCAAGCCGCCGGACAGGGATCCCTCGTCGGTCTCGTCGCCGTCGTCGGGGTCCTCGTCCTCGGAGCGCAGCGCCTCCCACGCGGCGAGCGAGGCTCCCAACAGCTCCCGGGCGGATGGTCGCTCCGCGGGATCGGCGTCCAGCGCTCGCGCGACCAGCGGGCGCAACTGTTCGGTAACGGTGTCGAGGTCGAACTCCCCCGACCGGACACGCTCGGAGACGTCCTCGGCCGTCCCGTCGCCGAACGGCAGGGAGCCCGACGCGGCGAACGCCACCACCGCACCCCAGGAGAAGACGTCCGACGGAGGTTCGGCGGGCGTGTCCACGGCACGTTCGGGACCCGCCCATCCCGTCTGTCGCCGCAACTGGTCCTCGTCCGGTGTGAGCTCCACGCCGAGCAGGCGCGGACCGGACGCGCTGAGCACGATGTTGTCCGGGCGTACGGCGCCGTGTGCGACGTCGGAGCCGTGCAGACCGACCAACGCGTCGGCGATGCCGGCGGCCAGCGCGATGAGCATCCCGGAGTTCAGGGCGCCCCGCTTGCGTACGTGGTGTGCCAGGGAGAGGCCGGGAACGTGGGGTTCCACGACCCAGGGTGGATCTGCGTGGACGTCCACGGCGATCGGGCGGGCGTCGTTCCGCCCGGAGACGGCCTCGACCTGACTCAGCCGTTGCGCCAGGGCGTCACGGTCGGAGTCCGGGGGCCAGTGCGCGGGGTCGAGGATCTTGACCACACGTACCGCGTCGGTCCCGCTCGTGGCGCTGATCGCCGCGTAGGTGACACCGTGCGGCCCGCCACCGAGTCGTCCGACGAGGACGTGGTCACCAATCGTCCGCGGGTCACCGTCGGTCAGGGCGGCGACATCCGGCGGGAGGGTCACAGAGACGGAACGTTGCGTACGTCGGCTCATGCTGGTCCTAGACGATGAGGGCGGGGGGTGCGGGCGGGTGGTGTTCGGACGGAGAGTGGCGCGCGGCCGGTCGAAGTGGGACAAAGCGCCGTCCCGCACATTATCCGCTGATCGTTCACGAACGTCGACCGAGCGACGGAATCGGTGGGAGGGAGTGAAACTCGCCCGGGGAGCGGACACCGACGACGCGTGAAGCGGTAGGGTCGACCCCAATCCCCGCCCAGTCCGCCGCGACCGTCGCGCGACGCAGCGCCGTGAGGCCGCGACACTGGGCACGACCACCATCGACGTCGCGCTGTGCGGAGCCGCTCATGACCGTGCTGGAACTGGTCGCCTTCATTGGCGTGGTGTTGTTCGCCGTACTCGTGGGAGCTCTCTGTGTCGTCCTGGTGCGGTTCAATCGACTGATCGGTGAAGCCACCCGGGTCGTCGAGGTCCTCGGCGACCGTACGGGCCCGATCCTCGACGACGCCGCCGCGACCGTCGCCCGGACCGGGGAACAGCTCGACCGTGTGGACGAGATCACCGGGAACGTGGCGACCACGTCGGAGGACATCGCGAGCGTCACCGCGTTGACACGGTCGGTGGTGACGGGGCCCCTGGTCAAGGTGGCCTCCTTCTCCTACGCCGTGCGTCAGGTGGTGGGCCAACGTCGCGCCCTGGCGTTGATCCGCACACGCCGTCGGCGTCGGGAACTGGAAGGGCGGCTGCGGTGATGCGGCGTCTGATCTATCTCGCCGTGGGCTTCGCGCTCGGAGGGTACGCGGTGCACCGTCTCAACCGTTCGGCCCGGTCCTGGGGGCCCAACGGGTTGGCGCAGCGGGTCGAGGGCCGGGTGGCCGACTACCGCAGCGGGATCCGGGAACTCGGTGAGGACGTCGCGGATGTCATGGCGGAGCGTGAGTCGGACCTGCGGCGACGTTACGGAGGGTGAGATCGGCCCGCCAAACGTGGCGATCAAGGCCGCGACCGCCGATGGAGTCCTGATAACGTCGTCCCGTCCACAGGCCCGCGGGTGGGGCAACCGCCGCGACAGCGACGTTGGTGACCCTTCGGAGTCGATAGCCTGGTAGGTAGCGGAACGCCTGGTCCGGAGCCTTCCCGACCGGCGTGAGTCCTGCCGACGTCCAACGTCATGGTGTCGCCCGTCCGACCTCGGTGGTCGCGGCCCGCGGACTGGACGTGACGACCGACCAGGTCGGCACCCCGCACGGGGCACACAACCCATGGGAGCGCATTAAAGATGGAGACCGCGGAGATCGCGCGCCGATTCCTGTCCTATTTCGAGGACAACGGCCACGCAGTGGTGCCCTCGGCCAGCCTCGTCGCCGAGGACCCGACACTGCTGCTGGTGAACGCCGGAATGGTGCCGTTCAAACCGTACTTCCTCGGTCAGCGCATCCCCAAGTGGGACCGGGCCACCAGCGTGCAGAAGTGCGTGCGGACCGTCGACATCGACGAGGTCGGCAAGACGTCCCGCCACGCTTCCTTCTTCCAGATGCTCGGGAACTTCTCCTTCGGGGACTACTTCAAGGAGCGCGCGATCCCCCTCGCGTGGGACCTCCTGACCCGTCCCGCCGACGAGGGCGGCTTCGGCCTCCCCGCCGAGCGCCTCTGGGTCACCGTCTACCACGACGACGACGAGGCGGCCGACATCTGGGCCGACAGCGTCGGTGTCGCCCCCGACCGCATCCAGCGGTTCGGCATGGAGGAGAACTACTGGTCCATGGGCGTTCCCGGCCCGTGTGGTCCGTGCTCGGAGATCTTCTGGGACCGGGGCCCCGCGTTCGGCGAGGAGGGGGGTCCCCTGGCCGACGAGGACCGCTACATCGAGCTGTGGAACCTGGTCTTCATGCAGTTCGAGCGGGGACCGGGTGGGGTCAAGAAGGACTACCCCATCCTCGGCGAGCTTCCCAAGAAGAACATCGACACCGGGATGGGGCTGGAGCGTCTCGCCGGCGTCCTGCAGGGCGTCGACAACATCTACGAGACCGACACCCTCGGCCGGATCCTGCACCGCGCCGCGGTCCTGACCGGAACCCGGTACGGCGACCACCACACCTCGGACGTGGGCCTGCGCGTGATCGCCGACCACATGCGCACCGCGACCATGCTCGTGTCCGACGGCGTGCAGCCGAGCAACGAGAAGCGCGGATACGTGCTGCGTCGCATCCTGCGCCGGTCCGTGCGCAACCTGCGGCTGCTCAGCGGTGAGGACCGGAACTACCTGCACGACCTCACCGAGACGTCCATCAACGCGATGGCCGACATCTACCCGGAGCTGCGGACGAAGGCCGACGCGATCCACAACGTGATCGACACCGAGGAGAAGAACTTCGCCGACACCCTCCGGTCGGGCACCACGTTGTTCAACCGGGCGGCGGAACGCACCAAGTCCACCGGCGGAAGCGTGGTGTCGGGTGCCGACGCGTTCCAGCTCCACGACACCTACGGCTTCCCGATCGACCTGACGCTGGAGATGGCGGCGGAACAGGGACTCAGCGTCGACGCCGACGCCTTCGCCGAACTCATGCAGCGTCAGCGCGACGCGGCCAAGGCGGACGCGCGGGCCAAGAAGCAGGGCAACGCCGACCTGAGCACCTACTCCGCGCTGGTGGACAACGCGGGCGCCACCGAGTTCCTCGGCTACAGCGAGTCCGAGGCCGAGGCGCGCGTCCTGGGGATCATCTCCGGCGGGGAATCGGTGCCCGCGGCGCGCGAGGGTGACAAGGTCGAGCTCGTCCTGGACCGCACCCCGTTCTACGCCGAGTCCGGTGGGCAGTTGGCCGACCACGGGACCATCGAGGTCCCCGGGCAGGGGGTCGTCGACATCGCCGACGTCCAGCGCCCCGTCCCGGGGCTCTCCGCCCACCGGGGCACCGTGCGCAGTGGCGTCATCACCCTGGACGACACGGTGCGCGCGGTGATCGACATCGACCGCAGAGCGTCGGTCTCCCGGGCCCACTCGGCGACGCACCTCATCCACTCCGCGCTGCGCAACCTGCTGGGCACCGGCACCGGTCAGGCGGGGTCGGAGAACCAGCCCGGCCGGCTGCGCTTCGACTTCACCGCCAACAGGCAGCTCGGTAACGCCGACCTCGCCCAGGTGGAGGAGGAGGTCAACGCGGTCCTCGCCAACGACATCGAGGTCCGGGACTTCCAGACCACACTGGACGAGGCTCTGTCCATGGGCGCGCTCGCCATGTTCGGCGAGAAGTACGGCGACCGGGTGCGCGTCGTGGAGATGAGCGACTACTCGCGCGAGCTCTGCGGTGGCACCCACGTGAACGCCACCGGACAACTGGGCCTGGTGAAAGTCCTCGGCGAGTCGTCGATCGGCTCCGGTGTGCGACGCGTGGAGGCCGCGGTCGGCATCGACGCCCTGCGTCGGGTCTCGCGGGAGTCGCTTCTGGTCAGCCAGCTCTCCGAACAGCTCAAGGCGCCCCGGGAGGAACTGCCCGAGCGAATCGACGGACTGGTCGGCCGGCTCCGCTCCGCCGAGAAGGAGATCGAGCGCCTGCGCGCCGAGCAGGTGTTGGCGTCCGCGCCGCGTCTGGTGGCAGAGGCACGGGAGCTCGGCGACACGCTGCTCGTCGCCCACCACGCACCCGATGGCACGACAGGCGACGACGCTCGCAGACTCGCCCTGGACGTGCGGGGTAGAATCCCCAGCGATCGTCCCGTTGTCGTCGCTGTCGCGGCGGTGCCGAAGGACCGTCCAGTCGTCGTCGTCGCCACCAACGAGCCCGCGCGCCAGCGCGGATTGCGGGCGGGTGACCTGGTCGGGGTCGCGGCGCGCGCCCTGGGAGGCGGCGGAGGCGGTAAGCCCGACGTCGCTCAAGGCGGTGGCACCGATGCGGGAGCTGTTGACGCGGCGCTGCGTGCCGTCACGGAGGCGGTCGCACAATGACTTCCTGGTTAGAACCGCACGGACCGGTGTGTCCGTGGGGCGGAAGGCACGCCCGTTGAGGCACGGCGTTCGGCTCGCGATCGATCCCGGCGGAACCCGGGTCGGCGTGGCCCGCAGCGATCCCGCGGGGATGCTGGCCACACCGGTACGCACACTGCGTCGGGGCGACGGCGACATCAAGGAGATCGGTGCGCTCGTCGAGGAGCTCGACGTGTGTGAGGTCATCGTCGGCTACCCGGCCTCTCTCTCCGGAGACGAGGGCCCCGCGGCGCGAAAGGCCCGCGGTTACGCCGGTGCCCTGGCCAGCAAGCTGGCCCCGGTTCCGGTCCGGCTGGTTGACGAACGCCTGACCACCGCGACCGCGCAGGCCCAGCTTCTGGGCAGCGCGGGCCACGGGGGGCGCGGCCGTCGCGCTGGGGAGCAGCGACGCGCGGTGGTGGACCAGGCGGCGGCGACAGTCCTGTTGCAGGGGGCGTTAGACACCGAGCGGCGGACGGGGCGGCCGCCCGGCGAACTTGTCGGGAGTCCACTGTCATGAACGGTGCCGGCCATGGCGACCGCGAGTATCGCGGCACCCGACGGCGTACCGAACCCACACCCGAGATCGACCCCGCGGCGGCTCCCGAATGGGAACAGTTCCGGCCACGGGGACGTCGGCACAAGCCACCGACGGACGAGCGCGAAGCGGTGACGCCACCGCCCCCCGCGCCGGCGGCGGCCGAGCCGCGGGCCGCGCGTGCCGGGCAACGTCGCCGCGCCCCAGATCCCGAGTCGGTCTTCACCCCACCGCGTCGAGGCGGACCCGCGCCAACCCCCGACCAGGGGTTCGAGTCCGCTCCGCCGGAACCGCCACAGCCGTCGGTCCCGGACGTACCGGAGCCACCGCCCTACGCCCTACCGGCCGACGGTCCCGCGCAGGAGCCCGAGCGGCACCGCGAAGAGGCACAGCTCGCCTCCCTCGGCTTCGACGGCGAAGACGACGGGGGAGACGAAAGGTCCGGGCGGCGCCGGCCGAAGGACCGATCATCCTCGCGTAAGCGCAAAGGCGGCAAGGCGCGGCCCCGACGTCGCGTGTTCCCGCAGGTTCTCGCGCTCGTCATCCTGCTGGTGTTCGTGGTCGGCGGGGGCGGTGTCGCCGTGATGTGGATGCGCGGCTACTTCGCGCCGCCCGACTTCGAGGGTGACGGTAG is part of the Spiractinospora alimapuensis genome and harbors:
- a CDS encoding DUF4352 domain-containing protein produces the protein MPPGPPPPPQRSTSPILIVILGGVLVVVLVIVAIVLVIGRLGNDEPDPPPPPAGGGGSSEAGIGDTVSTGNLEYTVQFAEAVEVSGESPSGEYVAVTLDVTNTSSSEWTYWSDEQNLYTTDGSAHGYDTGANSALGGSQYDDIAPNETTTVSIVFDVPSAADVSHIGLSEETLGGDEVDVQLLDEVAELSGGSSDSDADSSDEDLVAMGDTATRDPMEFVVTDFETVDVSGATASGEFVAVTVEVTNIGTIQRSFWSDEQNIYLEDGTVQGYAEDAHESNGGSWYDDIGTGSTKEVTIVFDVPSASDVSHIGLSSETYGGNEVYVDLS
- a CDS encoding replication-associated recombination protein A, whose product is MSETLFDDAGAEAQRAEEPLAVRMRPRTLDEVVGQRHLLGQSSALRRLVEGDAPMSLFLWGPPGTGKTTLATVVSRTTKRKFVELSAVSSGVKDVRATIDTARREMGMRGTRTLLFIDEVHRFNKTQQDALLPAVENRWVSFIGATTENPFFSVVSPLLSRSLMLTLEPLTDEDVRSVIQRALTEERGLNGIYVLDTEAEDHLVRLAGGDARRALTYLEAAALVSTRDGTHNTITTADVERAADRAAVRYDRAGDQHYDVISAFIKSIRGSDVDAAMHYLARMIHAGEDPRFIARRLIVHASEDVGMADPTALQTAIAAAQAVEFVGLPEARINLAQAVIHLSLAPKSNAVISAINTAASDVTQGRVGAVPPHLRDAHYSGADSLGHGEGYKYAHDYPGGVAPQVHAPDAVAGRHYYQPTTHGAERRYGEVWERIQGILRDGPPTPDSRGGHGS
- a CDS encoding DUF948 domain-containing protein, translating into MTVLELVAFIGVVLFAVLVGALCVVLVRFNRLIGEATRVVEVLGDRTGPILDDAAATVARTGEQLDRVDEITGNVATTSEDIASVTALTRSVVTGPLVKVASFSYAVRQVVGQRRALALIRTRRRRRELEGRLR
- a CDS encoding protein kinase domain-containing protein: MSRRTQRSVSVTLPPDVAALTDGDPRTIGDHVLVGRLGGGPHGVTYAAISATSGTDAVRVVKILDPAHWPPDSDRDALAQRLSQVEAVSGRNDARPIAVDVHADPPWVVEPHVPGLSLAHHVRKRGALNSGMLIALAAGIADALVGLHGSDVAHGAVRPDNIVLSASGPRLLGVELTPDEDQLRRQTGWAGPERAVDTPAEPPSDVFSWGAVVAFAASGSLPFGDGTAEDVSERVRSGEFDLDTVTEQLRPLVARALDADPAERPSARELLGASLAAWEALRSEDEDPDDGDETDEGSLSGGLERILTREWNSVVEPVGLPRVYYLSDPRQKDGTKGPLPRAVVVAAGGALAIALVGGGVWAGVHALLGGDDDAEAAAGDEPQVDEEAGENEAPIVIRLGAENQENPESGPWAYTIVEADDDAAADAPWLDRWAEASDDSLFEADIDPEAVVLCAQYCHNPGDVTVDEDGRGTYGETEGAELTGRDFINYLQYGEDIIAEVEFAPEATEDGFPLIVEVVELYDP
- the ruvX gene encoding Holliday junction resolvase RuvX → MRHGVRLAIDPGGTRVGVARSDPAGMLATPVRTLRRGDGDIKEIGALVEELDVCEVIVGYPASLSGDEGPAARKARGYAGALASKLAPVPVRLVDERLTTATAQAQLLGSAGHGGRGRRAGEQRRAVVDQAAATVLLQGALDTERRTGRPPGELVGSPLS
- the aspS gene encoding aspartate--tRNA ligase; translated protein: MIRNAEAGELRAEDADRTVVLAGWVARRRDHGGVVFLDLREASGVVQVVVREDDLAHDLRAEYCLKVTGRVRVRPAGNENPEIPTGDIEVVADEIEVLSESAPLPFPLDGSQEVAEETRLRYRYLDMRRPETAAALRLRSTATYVVHDVLRDNGFVNIETPYLTRSTPEGARDFLVPVRLQPGHWYALPQSPQLFKQLLMVGGMERYYQIARCFRDEDLRADRQPEFTQIDIEMSFVDQEDVIAVSEELVARLWRETLRVELPTPLPRMAFLEAMDRFGSDKPDLRFGQELTELTDVFADTSFRVFQAPYVGAVVMPGGASQTRKELDGWQDWAKARGAKGLAYVLVQPDGTLTGPVAKNLTETEITNLVNRVGADPGDAVFFAAGKRRPSQELLGAARLEIGNRLGLIDESQWSLLWIVDAPLFEEDSEGGWTPVHHPFTSPKPEWVETFHKDPGNALAYAYDLVCNGVEIGGGSVRIHRGDVQQRVFEVLGIDRAEAESKFGFLLEAFKYGPPPHAGIAFGWDRIVSLLSGGESIRDVIAFPKTASGGDPLTGAPTPITAVQRKEAGVDAVPVTPETAES
- a CDS encoding MBL fold metallo-hydrolase, translated to MLIVERPVGPLAANCFVVASGPDATCVVIDPGQEAEDAVAESVGEHGLRPEAVLLTHGHFDHVWSAAALSERYGIPVYVHPEDAALLSDPAKGLDPALAAQLTALFGDGQLNEPENTYHLRGEQTLALAEMTFTVHHAPGHTPGSVAFSTDDDGTPTLFAGDLLFAGSIGRTDFPGGDPEAMAESLRRVCLDRPDETVVHPGHGPVTTIGRERVSNPFLRGLTS
- the alaS gene encoding alanine--tRNA ligase; the protein is METAEIARRFLSYFEDNGHAVVPSASLVAEDPTLLLVNAGMVPFKPYFLGQRIPKWDRATSVQKCVRTVDIDEVGKTSRHASFFQMLGNFSFGDYFKERAIPLAWDLLTRPADEGGFGLPAERLWVTVYHDDDEAADIWADSVGVAPDRIQRFGMEENYWSMGVPGPCGPCSEIFWDRGPAFGEEGGPLADEDRYIELWNLVFMQFERGPGGVKKDYPILGELPKKNIDTGMGLERLAGVLQGVDNIYETDTLGRILHRAAVLTGTRYGDHHTSDVGLRVIADHMRTATMLVSDGVQPSNEKRGYVLRRILRRSVRNLRLLSGEDRNYLHDLTETSINAMADIYPELRTKADAIHNVIDTEEKNFADTLRSGTTLFNRAAERTKSTGGSVVSGADAFQLHDTYGFPIDLTLEMAAEQGLSVDADAFAELMQRQRDAAKADARAKKQGNADLSTYSALVDNAGATEFLGYSESEAEARVLGIISGGESVPAAREGDKVELVLDRTPFYAESGGQLADHGTIEVPGQGVVDIADVQRPVPGLSAHRGTVRSGVITLDDTVRAVIDIDRRASVSRAHSATHLIHSALRNLLGTGTGQAGSENQPGRLRFDFTANRQLGNADLAQVEEEVNAVLANDIEVRDFQTTLDEALSMGALAMFGEKYGDRVRVVEMSDYSRELCGGTHVNATGQLGLVKVLGESSIGSGVRRVEAAVGIDALRRVSRESLLVSQLSEQLKAPREELPERIDGLVGRLRSAEKEIERLRAEQVLASAPRLVAEARELGDTLLVAHHAPDGTTGDDARRLALDVRGRIPSDRPVVVAVAAVPKDRPVVVVATNEPARQRGLRAGDLVGVAARALGGGGGGKPDVAQGGGTDAGAVDAALRAVTEAVAQ